Proteins found in one Gemmatimonas sp. genomic segment:
- a CDS encoding transposase, whose translation MRSVRKKTRAHQPAASPPIQTVAPLDDGTVALSMIQALIPFGLKAVEDALQQEDTALKGARYAHRDGHGGIARWGSQAGSIFLAAQKAPITVPRVRDRDASTEVPLATYAQLQTPRARDLGLFRRVLGGLSCREYDAAAEAVPEAFGLAKSSVSRRFIGASAHALRALHERRHDDREWLVLLLDGKSFAADQVVIALGVTTTGEKRVLGLVQTATENKRVCAAFLRELIERGFRAPTGLLVVLDGAKGLRAAVRDVFGDDVPVQRCQWHKRENVVSYLTKPLQVIWRRKLQAAYQHATYADAKRALQKSS comes from the coding sequence ATGCGAAGCGTACGAAAGAAAACGCGTGCGCACCAGCCAGCCGCATCACCTCCGATCCAGACGGTCGCGCCGTTGGACGATGGCACCGTGGCGCTGTCGATGATTCAGGCCCTGATCCCGTTCGGGCTCAAGGCCGTGGAGGACGCGCTGCAGCAGGAGGACACGGCGTTGAAGGGCGCGCGGTACGCGCATCGCGATGGCCACGGCGGGATCGCCCGATGGGGCTCGCAAGCCGGGTCGATTTTCCTCGCCGCTCAGAAAGCGCCGATCACCGTCCCGCGCGTGCGGGATCGAGACGCCAGTACGGAAGTCCCGCTGGCGACCTACGCGCAGTTACAGACGCCGCGCGCGCGGGATCTGGGGTTGTTTCGTCGCGTGTTGGGCGGCCTGTCGTGTCGCGAGTACGACGCCGCGGCGGAAGCGGTGCCCGAAGCGTTTGGGCTGGCCAAGTCGAGCGTCTCCCGGCGCTTCATCGGGGCCAGTGCCCACGCGCTGCGCGCGTTGCACGAGCGGCGGCACGATGATCGCGAGTGGCTCGTGTTGCTGCTCGACGGCAAGTCCTTCGCGGCCGATCAAGTGGTCATCGCGTTGGGGGTCACCACCACCGGCGAGAAGCGCGTCTTGGGACTCGTGCAAACCGCCACCGAGAACAAGCGCGTGTGTGCCGCGTTTCTCCGCGAGCTGATCGAGCGCGGATTCCGTGCGCCCACCGGCCTGCTGGTGGTGCTCGACGGGGCCAAGGGGCTGCGCGCCGCCGTCCGCGACGTGTTCGGCGACGACGTGCCGGTGCAGCGTTGCCAGTGGCACAAGCGGGAAAATGTGGTCAGCTATTTGACGAAGCCCCTGCAGGTGATCTGGCGGCGCAAGCTGCAGGCGGCGTACCAACACGCCACCTACGCGGACGCCAAGCGCGCGCTGCAAAAAAGCTCGTGA
- a CDS encoding DUF47 family protein, with product MKLFSPDEEFFNSFRQLAERIGHAAVLIGQLFDTPRESARIAAEIKKLETDGDEIVRQINQRIDTSFVTPLDREDIHMIAKRLNNVIDSISGVARRVVMFRVTESRSGAKEMSSVIVRAAVEIQNSIGDINKRPKMLEHSRHMKILEEEGDKLYAASVGNLFEPELQTIEVLKWKEIYDLLEEAIDECEGVSNVLDSIALKNS from the coding sequence GTGAAGCTTTTTTCACCCGACGAAGAATTCTTCAATTCCTTTCGTCAGCTGGCCGAACGTATCGGGCATGCGGCGGTGTTGATCGGGCAATTGTTTGATACACCTCGGGAGTCGGCACGGATTGCGGCCGAGATCAAGAAGTTGGAGACCGACGGTGACGAAATTGTGCGCCAAATCAATCAGCGCATCGACACCAGTTTTGTTACGCCGCTCGATAGGGAAGACATTCACATGATCGCGAAACGCCTCAACAACGTCATCGACTCGATCAGCGGAGTTGCTCGCCGGGTCGTGATGTTTCGCGTTACTGAATCGCGGTCGGGGGCAAAGGAAATGAGCAGCGTCATCGTGCGCGCGGCAGTCGAAATTCAGAACTCAATTGGCGACATCAACAAGCGCCCGAAGATGCTTGAGCACAGTCGCCACATGAAGATCCTCGAGGAGGAAGGCGATAAACTGTACGCGGCGTCGGTTGGTAATCTGTTCGAACCGGAACTCCAGACCATCGAAGTGCTGAAGTGGAAGGAAATTTACGATCTTCTCGAAGAAGCAATCGATGAATGCGAGGGTGTCTCGAACGTGCTCGATAGTATCGCACTCAAGAACAGCTGA
- a CDS encoding inorganic phosphate transporter encodes MAYYVLGIVIVALLFDFINGFHDSANSIATIVGTRVLTPLAAVIWAAIFNFLALFYTGTGLAKAIGAGYIDISIVDANVIMASLMGAIIWNIITWWFGIPSSSSHALIGGYAGAAVAKAGWSALLWGPKWIETLSGIILSPASGMMAGFLLMTFVCIAFKNVSYQGSKSFFRIAQLTSSAMLSLAHGGNDAQKTMGIIVALLVATQTSFVGQTGWEQHLYVKDMSVIPIWVELSAYTMISMGTLFGGWRIVHTMGTRITKLRPVGGFCAETGGALVIMFATHFKIPVSTTHTITGAIVGVGATTRLSAVRWGLAGRIVWAWVITIPAALLLAALSYKSLALLVTL; translated from the coding sequence ATGGCCTACTACGTTCTTGGCATCGTCATCGTAGCACTGCTCTTCGATTTCATCAACGGGTTTCACGACTCGGCGAACTCCATTGCCACAATTGTTGGCACACGCGTGCTTACTCCGCTCGCGGCCGTTATCTGGGCCGCAATCTTCAACTTCCTAGCCCTCTTTTATACGGGCACCGGACTAGCCAAGGCCATCGGCGCGGGATACATCGACATCAGTATTGTCGATGCCAACGTGATCATGGCGTCATTGATGGGCGCCATAATATGGAACATCATTACATGGTGGTTTGGAATTCCTTCTAGCTCTTCGCACGCACTGATTGGCGGCTACGCCGGCGCCGCTGTGGCAAAGGCTGGCTGGTCCGCCCTGCTGTGGGGACCGAAGTGGATTGAGACACTGTCAGGGATTATCCTCTCCCCGGCCAGTGGCATGATGGCTGGCTTCCTGCTTATGACCTTCGTTTGCATCGCCTTCAAGAACGTGTCGTACCAGGGTAGCAAATCATTTTTCCGCATCGCACAACTAACCAGTTCAGCTATGTTGTCCCTGGCGCACGGTGGCAATGATGCGCAGAAGACCATGGGTATAATTGTCGCTCTATTGGTTGCAACGCAGACTTCTTTCGTGGGACAGACAGGCTGGGAGCAGCACCTCTACGTCAAGGACATGTCGGTCATCCCGATCTGGGTCGAGCTGAGCGCATACACTATGATCTCGATGGGCACCCTCTTTGGCGGCTGGCGCATCGTGCACACCATGGGCACCCGAATCACCAAGTTGCGCCCGGTTGGCGGATTCTGCGCGGAGACCGGCGGTGCACTCGTAATTATGTTTGCGACGCATTTCAAAATACCTGTCAGCACAACTCACACGATCACCGGTGCAATTGTCGGAGTAGGCGCGACAACTCGTTTGTCGGCAGTTCGCTGGGGGTTGGCGGGTCGTATCGTATGGGCGTGGGTCATCACCATTCCGGCGGCGCTGCTCCTTGCTGCCTTGAGCTACAAAAGTCTGGCGCTGCTCGTAACGCTGTAG
- a CDS encoding multicopper oxidase domain-containing protein, which translates to MGRPHTTRATNVRPTPATLSRAQITKRITLSYTENAAGTKFYINGKQFDPSRIDTDVSVGDVVEFTIVNQTTELHTFHIHQSDFLVTQVNGQSANSVSLQDNVNVSYMANGIPGTVKVVVPFWDPVAVGMFVYHCHILEHEDGGMMTTIRLNAAPTNRLPTRRR; encoded by the coding sequence TTGGGCCGACCGCACACGACGCGAGCGACAAACGTACGTCCTACCCCTGCGACGCTGAGCCGTGCGCAAATCACGAAGCGCATTACACTCTCCTATACCGAGAATGCGGCAGGAACCAAGTTCTATATAAATGGGAAGCAGTTTGACCCTTCACGCATCGACACCGATGTCAGTGTCGGAGACGTCGTTGAGTTTACGATTGTAAATCAAACGACCGAACTACATACGTTCCACATTCACCAATCGGATTTTCTCGTGACGCAGGTCAACGGCCAATCTGCGAACAGCGTGAGTTTGCAGGACAACGTAAATGTTTCGTACATGGCGAATGGCATTCCCGGGACCGTCAAGGTCGTCGTTCCATTCTGGGATCCGGTCGCCGTCGGAATGTTCGTCTACCACTGTCACATCCTCGAGCACGAGGATGGCGGCATGATGACCACGATTCGGTTGAATGCAGCACCTACTAATCGGCTGCCGACACGCCGGCGATGA
- a CDS encoding IS3 family transposase (programmed frameshift): MGSSKKVVQRERRAFSAEFKAEAVRLVAARRADGASLTQIGRELEVRPDQLRAWTRLQREASGEGSAPAGETLEQENRRLRREVATLRQEQAFTKKWRCVLRERVALRCAVIARHEDEFPVRLMCRVLEVSVSGYYAYRRRPQSWRAVIDDVLMAHVRIAFAESGETYGAPRVHHELRAAGLPTSTNRVARLMREAGLAARPKARRRVTTTDSNHADPIAPNRLARQFDIHGVAVNRVWVGDITYIPTREGFLYLSTVLDLAPRRCIGWAMRDTMEVDLVLSALRMARETRQPAPGVIFHGDRGSQYASAAHRSELAAHGMLASMSGKGDCYDNAVAESFFATLEFELVMTHDWHTREEARRAIFRYIETWYNRKRRHSTLGYVSPAEYEAQLPKAA; the protein is encoded by the exons ATGGGATCGAGCAAGAAGGTCGTTCAGCGTGAGCGTCGCGCGTTCAGTGCGGAGTTCAAGGCGGAGGCGGTACGGCTGGTGGCAGCGCGGCGGGCGGACGGCGCGTCGCTGACGCAGATCGGCCGGGAATTAGAGGTCCGACCGGATCAGTTGCGGGCGTGGACGCGACTCCAGCGGGAGGCGAGTGGGGAGGGGTCGGCGCCGGCAGGCGAGACGCTGGAGCAAGAGAATCGGCGGCTCCGACGCGAGGTGGCGACGCTGCGCCAGGAGCAGGCCTTCACAAAAAAGTGGCGGTG TGTACTTCGCGAAAGAGTCGCGTTGAGGTGCGCCGTGATCGCTCGTCACGAGGACGAGTTTCCTGTGCGACTCATGTGCCGCGTGTTGGAGGTGTCCGTGTCCGGCTATTACGCGTATCGCCGGCGACCGCAGAGCTGGCGGGCGGTGATCGACGACGTGTTGATGGCCCATGTGCGCATCGCGTTCGCGGAGAGCGGGGAGACGTATGGCGCCCCGCGCGTGCACCACGAACTGCGGGCGGCGGGACTGCCGACGAGCACGAATCGCGTCGCGCGGCTGATGCGAGAGGCCGGGTTGGCGGCTCGACCGAAAGCGCGCCGTCGCGTGACCACCACCGACTCGAATCACGCGGATCCCATCGCGCCGAATCGCCTCGCACGGCAGTTCGATATCCACGGCGTGGCGGTGAATCGGGTGTGGGTGGGCGACATCACCTATATCCCGACGCGCGAAGGGTTTCTGTACTTGTCGACCGTCTTGGATCTCGCCCCGCGGCGCTGCATCGGGTGGGCGATGCGCGACACCATGGAGGTGGACTTGGTGCTCAGCGCGCTGCGGATGGCGCGGGAGACACGGCAGCCGGCGCCGGGCGTGATCTTTCACGGTGATCGCGGCAGTCAATACGCGTCTGCCGCGCATCGGTCGGAACTGGCGGCGCACGGCATGCTGGCGAGCATGAGCGGGAAGGGCGACTGTTATGACAACGCCGTCGCCGAAAGCTTCTTTGCGACGCTGGAGTTCGAGCTGGTGATGACGCACGACTGGCACACCCGGGAGGAGGCGCGACGCGCCATCTTCCGGTACATCGAGACCTGGTACAACCGGAAGCGACGGCACTCGACCTTGGGGTACGTCAGTCCGGCGGAGTACGAAGCGCAGTTACCGAAGGCCGCGTAG